From a single Eleginops maclovinus isolate JMC-PN-2008 ecotype Puerto Natales chromosome 2, JC_Emac_rtc_rv5, whole genome shotgun sequence genomic region:
- the adm2b gene encoding uncharacterized protein adm2b — translation MCALQPAWLCLLLGLLPLEVQSRALTLQSPDHRQRLSLSRTSKYQKSSGSVIMPTMSDISAAIDNHITEGDRHFIWRALLHKDPPPRWSDPLLDQTDSVPLEAPAWQRGSRGRRHANNGGARGHGHLMRVGCVLGTCQVQNLSHRLYQLIGQSGREDSSPINPRSPHSYG, via the exons ATGTGTGCGCTGCAGCCGGCGTGGCTGTGCCTGCTGCTCGGCCTCTTGCCTCTGGAGGTGCAGTCCCGCGCTTTGACTCTGCAGAGCCCGGATCACAGACAGAG GTTGAGTTTATCGAGAACCTCCAAATACCAAAAGTCCTCCGGCTCCGTCATCATGCCGACTATGTCTGATATTTCGGCTGCCATTGACAACCACATCACTGAGGGAGACAGGCATTTCATCTGGAGGGCCCTGTTGCACAAAGACCCCCCGCCGAGGTGGTCCGATCCGTTGCTTGACCAAACAGACAGTGTGCCATTGGAAGCGCCAGCCTGGCAGCGAGGGTCACGGGGTCGTCGCCACGCCAACAATGGTGGCGCGAGAGGCCACGGTCATCTGATGAGGGTGGGGTGTGTCCTGGGTACCTGTCAGGTTCAGAACCTCAGCCACCGTCTCTACCAGCTGATTGGACAGAGCGGGAGGGAAGACTCCTCCCCCATTAACCCTCGCAGTCCTCACAGCTACGGCTAG
- the LOC134859064 gene encoding MOB kinase activator 2 yields the protein MGGCHSYPSATKTDKKSLQPPDFSSDKLGINNNNLEERPYLQQQYVCQLITHTDMFALTALPPGVDKAEWLASNTVAFFKHINLFSSALSEFCTPSTCPTACGPGNTVYVWTDDHGRKLKCSAPLYFDYAMSYIQELLTDEDVFPTKAGSVFPTGFIFLVQKVFLLFFRTLAHIYWSHYRETLALGLHPQLNTLFTHLTLFCRQHALLEPEDTEPLQDLITALRQQS from the exons ATGGGGGGTTGTCATAGTTACCCCTCGGCTACGAAGACAGACAAGAAGAGTCTTCAGCCTCCTGACTTCAGCAGTGACAAACT GGgaattaataacaataatctgGAGGAGCGACCATATCTGCAGCAGCAGTATGTGTGCcagctgatcacacacacagacatgtttgCCCTCACTGCGCTGCCACCTGGCGTCGACAAGGCAGAGTGGCTTGCCAGCAATA cgGTGGCATTTTTCAAGCATATAAACCTATTCTCTAGTGCACTGTCTGAGTTCTGCACCCCATCCACCTGCCCAACTGCCTGTGGACCAGGCAACAC GGTGTATGTGTGGACCGATGACCACGGCAGGAAGCTGAAGTGCTCTGCCCCGCTTTACTTTGACTATGCCATGTCATACATTCAGGAGCTACTGACTGATGAAGATGTGTTCCCCACAAAAGCAG GTTCAGTGTTTCCAACAGGCTTCATCTTTCTGGTCCAGAAGGTGTTTTTGCTGTTCTTTAGGACTCTGGCTCACATTTACTGGTctcactacagagagacactggcGCTGGGCCTGCACCCACAACTCAACACACTCTTCACACACCTCACACTCTTTTGCCGGCAGCACGCCTTGCTGGAGCCGGAGGACACCGAGCCTCTGCAGGATCTCATCACAGCTCTGAGACAGCAAAGCTGA